A part of Canis lupus familiaris isolate Mischka breed German Shepherd chromosome 4, alternate assembly UU_Cfam_GSD_1.0, whole genome shotgun sequence genomic DNA contains:
- the DBN1 gene encoding drebrin isoform X1 — translation MAGVSFSGHRLELLAAYEEVIREESAADWALYTYEDGSDDLKLAASGDGGLQELSGHFENQKVMYGFCSVKDSQAALPKYVLINWVGEDVPDARKCACASHVAKVAEFFQGVDVIVNASSVEDIDAGAIGQRLSNGLARLSSPVLHRLRLREDENAEPVGTTYQKTDAAVEMKRINREQFWEQAKKEEELRKEEERKKALDERLRFEQERMEQERQEQEERERRYREREQQIEEHRRKQQTLEAEEAKRRLKEQSIFGDQRDEEEETQMKKSESEVEEAAAIIAQRPDNPREFFKQQERVASASAGSCDAPSPFNHRPGRPYCPFIKASDSGPSSSSSSSSSPPRTPFPYITCHRTPNLSSSLPCSHLDSHRRMAPTPIPTRSPSDSSMASTPVAEQIERALDEVTSSQPPPLPPPPPQETQEPGPGLDSEETSKEARAAPPQAWAGPMEEPPQAPEPPPGQSSPTEDLMFMASPEQAVLAVPLEPAMANSATTDTPAADANETDTATADTAVANTITPAAASLIDLWPGNGEEASTPQAEPSGAEVTLAEVPLLDEVAEEPLPLAGKGCANLLNFDELPEPPATFCDPEEETEGEPLAASQVPTLPSALEELDQEPELEPEPEPHLLTNGETTQKEGTQASEGYFSQSQEEEFAQSEELCAKAPPPMFYNKPPEIDITCWDADPVPEEEEGFEGGD, via the exons ggctCTGTACACATATGAGGATGGCTCAGATGACCTCAAGCTTGCAGCATCAGGAG ATGGGGGTTTGCAGGAGCTCTCTGGCCACTTTGAGAACCAGAAGGTGATGTACGGCTTCTGCAGCGTCAAGGATTCCCAGGCTGCTCTGCCAAAATACGTGCTCATCAACTGG GTTGGTGAAGATGTGCCTGATGCCCGAAAATGTGCTTGTGCTAGCCACGTGGCTAAGGTGGCTGAGTTCTTCCAG GGTGTTGATGTGATTGTGAATGCCAGCAGCGTGGAAGACATAGATGCGGGTGCCATCGGGCAGCGGCTCTCCAACGGGCTGGCACGGCTTTCCAGCCCCGTGCTGCATCGCCTGCGCCTGCGTGAGGATGAGAACGCCGAGCCGGTG GGCACCACCTATCAGAAAACTGATGCAGCTGTCGAAATGAAGCGGATTAACCGTGAGCAGTTCTGGGAGCAGGCCAAG aaggaggaagagctgaggaaggaggaggagcggAAGAAGGCCCTGGATGAGAGACTCCGGTTTGAGCAAGAACGGATGGAGCAGGAACGTCAGGAGCAGGAGGAGCGGGAACGGCGCTACCGAGAACGGGAACAGCAGATCGAGGAGCACAG GAGGAAACAGCAGACTTTAGAAGCTGAGGAGGCCAAGCGACGGTTGAAGGAACAGTCTATCTTT GGTGACCAGCGGGACGAGGAGGAAGAAACCCAGATGAAGAAGTCAGAATCAGAGGTAGAG GAGGCAGCAGCCATTATTGCCCAGCGGCCTGACAACCCGCGGGAATTCTTCAAGCAGCAGGAACGAGTTGCATCGGCCTCAGCAGGCAGCTGCGATGCACCCTCACCCTTCAACCACCGGCCAG GTCGTCCGTACTGCCCTTTCATAAAGGCATCGGACAGtgggccttcctcctcctcctcttcctcctcctcccctccacggACTCCCTTTCCCTATATCACCTGTCACCGCACCCCaaacctctcttcctccctcccat GCAGCCACTTGGACAGCCACCGGAGGATGGCAcctacccccatccccacccgGAGCCCGTCTGACTCCAGCATGGCTTCCACACCTGTTGCTGAACAGATTGAGCGGGCTCTGGACGAGGTCACATCCTCGCAGcctccaccactgccaccaccgcCCCCTCAAG AGACCCAGGAGCCTGGGCCCGGCCTGGATAGTGAAGAGACCAGCAAAGAGGCCAGAGCAGCACCCCCTCAGGCCTGGGCTGGCCCCATGGAGGAGCCTCCACAGGCACCGGAACCTCCCCCAGGGCAAAGCAGCCCCACGGAGGACTTGATGTTCATGGCATCTCCAGAGCAGGCTGTCCTGGCTGTCCCTCTGGAGCCTGCCATGGCCAACTCTGCCACAACTGACACCCCGGCAGCTGATGCCAATGAAACCGACACTGCCACTGCTGACACCGCTGTTGCCAACACCATCACCCCTGCCGCTGCCAGCCTCATCGACCTATGGCCTGGCAATGGGGAAGAGGCCTCCACACCCCAGGCTGAGCCCTCGGGTGCTGAGGTCACTCTGGCAGAGGTACCCCTGCTAGACGAGGTGGCTGAGGAGCCACTGCCACTGGCAGGCAAAGGCTGTGCCAACCTTCTCAATTTTGATGAGCTGCCTGAGCCGCCAGCTACCTTCTGTGacccagaggaggaaacagaagggGAGCCCCTAGCTGCCTCCCAGGTCCCAACTCTGCCCTCCGCTCTAGAGGAGCTGGATCAGGAGCCAGAGCTGGAGCCAGAACCAGAGCCCCACCTGCTGACCAATGGCGAGACCACCCAGAAGGAGGGGACTCAG GCCAGTGAGGGGTACTTCAGCCAATCACAGGAGGAGGAGTTCGCCCAATCGGAAGAGCTGTGCGCAAAGGCCCCGCCTCCTATGTTCTACAACAAACCTCCAG AAATCGACATCACCTGCTGGGATGCAGACCCAGTaccagaagaggaggagggcttCGAGGGCGGTGATTAG
- the DBN1 gene encoding drebrin isoform X2, with protein sequence MAGVSFSGHRLELLAAYEEVIREESAADWALYTYEDGSDDLKLAASGDGGLQELSGHFENQKVMYGFCSVKDSQAALPKYVLINWVGEDVPDARKCACASHVAKVAEFFQGVDVIVNASSVEDIDAGAIGQRLSNGLARLSSPVLHRLRLREDENAEPVGTTYQKTDAAVEMKRINREQFWEQAKKEEELRKEEERKKALDERLRFEQERMEQERQEQEERERRYREREQQIEEHRRKQQTLEAEEAKRRLKEQSIFGDQRDEEEETQMKKSESEVEEAAAIIAQRPDNPREFFKQQERVASASAGSCDAPSPFNHRPGSHLDSHRRMAPTPIPTRSPSDSSMASTPVAEQIERALDEVTSSQPPPLPPPPPQETQEPGPGLDSEETSKEARAAPPQAWAGPMEEPPQAPEPPPGQSSPTEDLMFMASPEQAVLAVPLEPAMANSATTDTPAADANETDTATADTAVANTITPAAASLIDLWPGNGEEASTPQAEPSGAEVTLAEVPLLDEVAEEPLPLAGKGCANLLNFDELPEPPATFCDPEEETEGEPLAASQVPTLPSALEELDQEPELEPEPEPHLLTNGETTQKEGTQASEGYFSQSQEEEFAQSEELCAKAPPPMFYNKPPEIDITCWDADPVPEEEEGFEGGD encoded by the exons ggctCTGTACACATATGAGGATGGCTCAGATGACCTCAAGCTTGCAGCATCAGGAG ATGGGGGTTTGCAGGAGCTCTCTGGCCACTTTGAGAACCAGAAGGTGATGTACGGCTTCTGCAGCGTCAAGGATTCCCAGGCTGCTCTGCCAAAATACGTGCTCATCAACTGG GTTGGTGAAGATGTGCCTGATGCCCGAAAATGTGCTTGTGCTAGCCACGTGGCTAAGGTGGCTGAGTTCTTCCAG GGTGTTGATGTGATTGTGAATGCCAGCAGCGTGGAAGACATAGATGCGGGTGCCATCGGGCAGCGGCTCTCCAACGGGCTGGCACGGCTTTCCAGCCCCGTGCTGCATCGCCTGCGCCTGCGTGAGGATGAGAACGCCGAGCCGGTG GGCACCACCTATCAGAAAACTGATGCAGCTGTCGAAATGAAGCGGATTAACCGTGAGCAGTTCTGGGAGCAGGCCAAG aaggaggaagagctgaggaaggaggaggagcggAAGAAGGCCCTGGATGAGAGACTCCGGTTTGAGCAAGAACGGATGGAGCAGGAACGTCAGGAGCAGGAGGAGCGGGAACGGCGCTACCGAGAACGGGAACAGCAGATCGAGGAGCACAG GAGGAAACAGCAGACTTTAGAAGCTGAGGAGGCCAAGCGACGGTTGAAGGAACAGTCTATCTTT GGTGACCAGCGGGACGAGGAGGAAGAAACCCAGATGAAGAAGTCAGAATCAGAGGTAGAG GAGGCAGCAGCCATTATTGCCCAGCGGCCTGACAACCCGCGGGAATTCTTCAAGCAGCAGGAACGAGTTGCATCGGCCTCAGCAGGCAGCTGCGATGCACCCTCACCCTTCAACCACCGGCCAG GCAGCCACTTGGACAGCCACCGGAGGATGGCAcctacccccatccccacccgGAGCCCGTCTGACTCCAGCATGGCTTCCACACCTGTTGCTGAACAGATTGAGCGGGCTCTGGACGAGGTCACATCCTCGCAGcctccaccactgccaccaccgcCCCCTCAAG AGACCCAGGAGCCTGGGCCCGGCCTGGATAGTGAAGAGACCAGCAAAGAGGCCAGAGCAGCACCCCCTCAGGCCTGGGCTGGCCCCATGGAGGAGCCTCCACAGGCACCGGAACCTCCCCCAGGGCAAAGCAGCCCCACGGAGGACTTGATGTTCATGGCATCTCCAGAGCAGGCTGTCCTGGCTGTCCCTCTGGAGCCTGCCATGGCCAACTCTGCCACAACTGACACCCCGGCAGCTGATGCCAATGAAACCGACACTGCCACTGCTGACACCGCTGTTGCCAACACCATCACCCCTGCCGCTGCCAGCCTCATCGACCTATGGCCTGGCAATGGGGAAGAGGCCTCCACACCCCAGGCTGAGCCCTCGGGTGCTGAGGTCACTCTGGCAGAGGTACCCCTGCTAGACGAGGTGGCTGAGGAGCCACTGCCACTGGCAGGCAAAGGCTGTGCCAACCTTCTCAATTTTGATGAGCTGCCTGAGCCGCCAGCTACCTTCTGTGacccagaggaggaaacagaagggGAGCCCCTAGCTGCCTCCCAGGTCCCAACTCTGCCCTCCGCTCTAGAGGAGCTGGATCAGGAGCCAGAGCTGGAGCCAGAACCAGAGCCCCACCTGCTGACCAATGGCGAGACCACCCAGAAGGAGGGGACTCAG GCCAGTGAGGGGTACTTCAGCCAATCACAGGAGGAGGAGTTCGCCCAATCGGAAGAGCTGTGCGCAAAGGCCCCGCCTCCTATGTTCTACAACAAACCTCCAG AAATCGACATCACCTGCTGGGATGCAGACCCAGTaccagaagaggaggagggcttCGAGGGCGGTGATTAG
- the DBN1 gene encoding drebrin isoform X3, which yields MYGFCSVKDSQAALPKYVLINWVGEDVPDARKCACASHVAKVAEFFQGVDVIVNASSVEDIDAGAIGQRLSNGLARLSSPVLHRLRLREDENAEPVGTTYQKTDAAVEMKRINREQFWEQAKKEEELRKEEERKKALDERLRFEQERMEQERQEQEERERRYREREQQIEEHRRKQQTLEAEEAKRRLKEQSIFGDQRDEEEETQMKKSESEVEEAAAIIAQRPDNPREFFKQQERVASASAGSCDAPSPFNHRPGRPYCPFIKASDSGPSSSSSSSSSPPRTPFPYITCHRTPNLSSSLPCSHLDSHRRMAPTPIPTRSPSDSSMASTPVAEQIERALDEVTSSQPPPLPPPPPQETQEPGPGLDSEETSKEARAAPPQAWAGPMEEPPQAPEPPPGQSSPTEDLMFMASPEQAVLAVPLEPAMANSATTDTPAADANETDTATADTAVANTITPAAASLIDLWPGNGEEASTPQAEPSGAEVTLAEVPLLDEVAEEPLPLAGKGCANLLNFDELPEPPATFCDPEEETEGEPLAASQVPTLPSALEELDQEPELEPEPEPHLLTNGETTQKEGTQASEGYFSQSQEEEFAQSEELCAKAPPPMFYNKPPEIDITCWDADPVPEEEEGFEGGD from the exons ATGTACGGCTTCTGCAGCGTCAAGGATTCCCAGGCTGCTCTGCCAAAATACGTGCTCATCAACTGG GTTGGTGAAGATGTGCCTGATGCCCGAAAATGTGCTTGTGCTAGCCACGTGGCTAAGGTGGCTGAGTTCTTCCAG GGTGTTGATGTGATTGTGAATGCCAGCAGCGTGGAAGACATAGATGCGGGTGCCATCGGGCAGCGGCTCTCCAACGGGCTGGCACGGCTTTCCAGCCCCGTGCTGCATCGCCTGCGCCTGCGTGAGGATGAGAACGCCGAGCCGGTG GGCACCACCTATCAGAAAACTGATGCAGCTGTCGAAATGAAGCGGATTAACCGTGAGCAGTTCTGGGAGCAGGCCAAG aaggaggaagagctgaggaaggaggaggagcggAAGAAGGCCCTGGATGAGAGACTCCGGTTTGAGCAAGAACGGATGGAGCAGGAACGTCAGGAGCAGGAGGAGCGGGAACGGCGCTACCGAGAACGGGAACAGCAGATCGAGGAGCACAG GAGGAAACAGCAGACTTTAGAAGCTGAGGAGGCCAAGCGACGGTTGAAGGAACAGTCTATCTTT GGTGACCAGCGGGACGAGGAGGAAGAAACCCAGATGAAGAAGTCAGAATCAGAGGTAGAG GAGGCAGCAGCCATTATTGCCCAGCGGCCTGACAACCCGCGGGAATTCTTCAAGCAGCAGGAACGAGTTGCATCGGCCTCAGCAGGCAGCTGCGATGCACCCTCACCCTTCAACCACCGGCCAG GTCGTCCGTACTGCCCTTTCATAAAGGCATCGGACAGtgggccttcctcctcctcctcttcctcctcctcccctccacggACTCCCTTTCCCTATATCACCTGTCACCGCACCCCaaacctctcttcctccctcccat GCAGCCACTTGGACAGCCACCGGAGGATGGCAcctacccccatccccacccgGAGCCCGTCTGACTCCAGCATGGCTTCCACACCTGTTGCTGAACAGATTGAGCGGGCTCTGGACGAGGTCACATCCTCGCAGcctccaccactgccaccaccgcCCCCTCAAG AGACCCAGGAGCCTGGGCCCGGCCTGGATAGTGAAGAGACCAGCAAAGAGGCCAGAGCAGCACCCCCTCAGGCCTGGGCTGGCCCCATGGAGGAGCCTCCACAGGCACCGGAACCTCCCCCAGGGCAAAGCAGCCCCACGGAGGACTTGATGTTCATGGCATCTCCAGAGCAGGCTGTCCTGGCTGTCCCTCTGGAGCCTGCCATGGCCAACTCTGCCACAACTGACACCCCGGCAGCTGATGCCAATGAAACCGACACTGCCACTGCTGACACCGCTGTTGCCAACACCATCACCCCTGCCGCTGCCAGCCTCATCGACCTATGGCCTGGCAATGGGGAAGAGGCCTCCACACCCCAGGCTGAGCCCTCGGGTGCTGAGGTCACTCTGGCAGAGGTACCCCTGCTAGACGAGGTGGCTGAGGAGCCACTGCCACTGGCAGGCAAAGGCTGTGCCAACCTTCTCAATTTTGATGAGCTGCCTGAGCCGCCAGCTACCTTCTGTGacccagaggaggaaacagaagggGAGCCCCTAGCTGCCTCCCAGGTCCCAACTCTGCCCTCCGCTCTAGAGGAGCTGGATCAGGAGCCAGAGCTGGAGCCAGAACCAGAGCCCCACCTGCTGACCAATGGCGAGACCACCCAGAAGGAGGGGACTCAG GCCAGTGAGGGGTACTTCAGCCAATCACAGGAGGAGGAGTTCGCCCAATCGGAAGAGCTGTGCGCAAAGGCCCCGCCTCCTATGTTCTACAACAAACCTCCAG AAATCGACATCACCTGCTGGGATGCAGACCCAGTaccagaagaggaggagggcttCGAGGGCGGTGATTAG
- the PRR7 gene encoding proline-rich protein 7 → MVMSQGTYTFLTCFAGFWLIWGLIVLLCCFCSFLRRRLKRRQEERLREQNLRALELEPLELEGSLAGSPPGLAPPPPPQRGRLEAPAHAHQHVHVHPLLHHGPAQPHAHPHPHAHPHHALPHPPPVHLPVPPRPWSYPRQAESDMSKPPCYEEAVLMAEPPPPYSEVLTDTRGLYRKIVTPFLSRRDSAEKQEQPPPSYKPLFLDRGYTSALHLPSAPRPAPPCPALCLQADRGRRVFPSWTDSELSSREPLEHGAWRLPVSIPLFGRTTAV, encoded by the exons ATGGTGATGTCCCAGGGCACCTACACGTTCCTCACGTGCTTCGCCGGGTTCTGGCTCATCTGGGGTCTCATCGTCCTACTCTGCTGCTTCTGCAGCTTCCTGCGCCGCCGCCTCAAACGGCGCCAGGAGGAGCGACTACGTGAGCAGAACCTGCGCGCCCTCGAGCTGGAGCCCCTGGAGCTCGAGGGCAGCCTGGCCGGGAGTCCCCCGGGCCtggcgccgccgcccccgcctcaGCGCGGCCGCCTCGAGGCGCCGGCGCACGCGCATCAGCACGTGCACGTCCACCCGCTGCTGCACCACGGGCCGGCGCAGCCGCAcgcgcacccgcacccgcacgcGCACCCGCACCACGCGCTCCCGCACCCGCCCCCGGTGCACCTCCCGGTGCCGCCGCGGCCCTGGAGCTACCCGCGCCAAG CGGAATCGGACATGTCCAAGCCCCCGTGCTACGAAGAGGCGGTGCTGATggccgagccgccgccgccctaCAGTGAGGTGCTCACGGACACGCGCGGCCTCTACCGCAAGATCGTCACTCCCTTCCTGAGCCGCCGCGACAGCGCGGAGAAGCAAGAGCAGCCGCCGCCCAGCTACAAGCCACTCTTCCTGGACCGGGGCTACACGTCGGCGCTGCACCTGCCCAGCGCTCCGCGGCCCGCGCCACCCTGCCCTGCGCTCTGTCTGCAAGCCGACCGCGGCCGCCGGGTCTTCCCAAGCTGGACCGACTCGGAGCTCAGCAGCCGCGAGCCGCTGGAGCATGGAGCTTGGCGCCTGCCGGTCTCCATCCCCTTGTTCGGGAGGACTACAGCCGTATAG